A region of Vigna radiata var. radiata cultivar VC1973A chromosome 10, Vradiata_ver6, whole genome shotgun sequence DNA encodes the following proteins:
- the LOC106774420 gene encoding F-box protein At5g49610-like, protein MDMRGDGIFPDEVVIQILARLPVKSLFRFKTVCKLWNRLSLDKYFVQLYNEVSRKNPMILVEVSDSYGSKSSLICVDNLRGVSEFSLSFLNDRVKVRASCNGLLCCSSIPDKGVFYVCNPVTREYRLLPKSRERPVTRFYPDGEATLVGLACDSSYQKFNVVLAGYHRTFGHRPDGSFICLVFNSELNKWRKFVSLQDDHFTHMNKNQVVFINNALHWLTVSSTYILVLDLSCDVWRKMQLPYDLIYGNGYRIYLLDFDGCLSVIKISEAWMNIWVLKDYWKDEWCMVDKVSLRCIRGMVPGIFPISQTGEYIFLATHKQILVYHCKSQVWKEMYSVKYSSTLPLWFSAHAYRSTMFSCN, encoded by the coding sequence ATGGATATGCGAGGAGATGGGATTTTCCCGGATGAGGTTGTCATTCAGATTCTTGCAAGGTTGCCTGTGAAGTCCCTTTTCAGGTTCAAAACCGTGTGCAAACTGTGGAATAGGTTGTCTTTGGATAAGTATTTTGTTCAACTCTACAATGAGGTTTCTAGGAAGAACCCCATGATTCTGGTCGAGGTTTCTGATTCGTATGGGTCCAAATCTAGCTTAATATGTGTTGATAATTTAAGGGGCGTGTCTGAATTTTCACTGAGTTTCTTGAATGATAGAGTTAAGGTTCGAGCATCTTGTAATGGCTTGCTGTGTTGCTCTAGTATTCCTGATAAGGGTGTCTTCTATGTCTGCAATCCGGTCACTCGCGAGTACCGGTTGCTTCCCAAGAGTAGGGAAAGGCCTGTGACTCGGTTTTATCCGGATGGTGAGGCTACCTTGGTTGGCTTGGCCTGTGATTCTTCTTATCAGAAGTTCAATGTTGTTCTGGCGGGTTACCATCGCACTTTTGGTCATAGGCCAGATGGGAGTTTCATATGTTTGGTGTTTAATTCTGAGTTGAACAAGTGGAGAAAGTTTGTCTCATTACAAGATGACCATTTCACTCACATGAATAAGAACCAGGTTGTTTTTATCAATAATGCTCTGCACTGGTTGACAGTTAGCTCTACTTATATACTTGTGCTTGATTTAAGTTGTGACGTTTGGAGGAAGATGCAACTACCTTATGACTTGATTTATGGAAATGGTTATAGGATTTATCTCTTGGACTTTGATGGCTGCTTGTCTGTTATTAAAATTTCAGAAGCATGGATGAATATATGGGTGCTAAAAGATTACTGGAAAGATGAATGGTGTATGGTGGATAAGGTGAGTCTGAGGTGTATCAGAGGAATGGTGCCAGGCATTTTCCCGATCAGTCAGACaggtgaatatatttttttggcaACTCATAAGCAGATTTTGGTGTATCATTGCAAGAGTCAAGTTTGGAAAGAAATGTACTCTGTGAAGTATAGCTCTACACTCCCATTATGGTTTTCTGCTCATGCATATCGCAGCACAATGTTCTCATGCAACTGA